TGGGCCTGGGCTCGGCGGCCGCGTTCTGGCACCAGGGGTATCCGTGGGTGCTGCTCGGTGCCCTGCTGTTCCACCTCAGCTTCGTGCTGGACTGCATGGACGGCAAGATCGCCCGGCTGAACGGGACCGGGTCGTTGTTCGGCACCTGGCTCGACTACGTGTTCGACCGGCTGCGCGTGCTGGCCTGCGCCATCGGGCTGTTCGGCGGCGAGTTCCACCGCACCCAGGACCTGGCCTACCTCTGGCTCGGCCTGCTGGTGATCTTCCTGGACATGTTCCGGTACCTGAACAATCTCCAGATGGCCAGGGTCAAGGGCGAGATGCGCCGGCGTCTGAGCGCGGCCATCGGGACGGTCCCCGCGGCGAGCGCCGACGACGACGGTGACGACCTCCAGGACGACTTCCGGCAGCAGTTCGGGCGGTTCGCCGCGATCCGCCGCTTCCTGGTGGAGAACCGGATCCGGGTGCACCTGTTCAGCGGCATCGAGTTCATGATGTTCGTGTTCATCATCGGCCCCGTCTCGGACCAGCTCGCGCTCGTCACGATCGGTAGTGCCCTGCTGCTGCTCGCCTTCGAGTTGCTGCTGATCTACAAGCTCTGGGCCAACACCAAGAGCTTCAGCCGCCGGCTGGCCAAACTGGAGGCCGTCGCCGCCTGATCACTTTCGGTACGCAAAGGCGCCCCAACCTTGGGGGCGCCTTTGTTTTTTGTAACGACCGCCGGCGATCCCTTTACGTGCGTGACACGGCTTGGTAACTTCCTGAAACAACTTGCAAGGACTTGCAGAGCGCCATCGACCCACCGCCTCCTTGACGCCGCGCCAAATCGGGCAGAACTCCCTGAATTCGCCCCGGTATTTCAGGTGAAAGAACTTTCATCCCCGTCCTCAGCAGAAAGTGTCCCCGCCATGCGAAAGAGAACCCGCAACCTGGTCCTGGGGTCGGCGACCAGCGTCGCACTGGCCGCCGCGAGCCTGGTCGGCGTCACCCTGGCCACCACCGCCAGCGCCGCCGTGACCCTCAACAACAGTGACGTGACCGCGAACCTCTGGGAGTGGAACTTCAACTCCGTCGCGGCCGCCTGCACCAACCAGCTCGGCCCGGCCGGTTACGGCGCGGTCCAGGTCGCCCCGCCGCAGGAGTCGGTCACGCTGGCCTCCAGCGGCAGCGGCGCGCACCCCTGGTGGGAGGTCTACCAGCCGGTCTCCTACAACATCTCCGGGCGGCTGGGCTCCCAGGCGCAGTTCACCAGCATGGTCACCGCCTGCCACAACGCCGGGGTCCGGGTCTACGTGGACGCGGTGATCAACCACATGGCCGGCAAGAACAACACGGTGACCAGCGGATACGGCGGCTCCACGTTCAGCCCGAGCGGCTACTCCTACCCCGCCGTGCCGTACGCCTACAGCGACTTCCACCACGCCAACGACGGCTACTGCAACGACGACGACGGTGTGATCGACGACTACGGCAACTCGTCGGAGGTGCAGAACTGCGAGCTGGACTCGCTCTCCGACCTGAAGACGCAGGACAGCTCGGTCCGGGCGAAGATCGCCGGTTACCTGAACAAGCTGGTCGACTGGGGAGTCGACGGGTTCCGGGTGGACGCCGCCAAGCACATGAACGCCGGCGACCTCTCCCAGATCAAGGCGCTGCTGCGCAACACCACCGAGGGCAAGGCCCCGTACTTCGCCCAGGAGGTCATCCCGGGCGGCAGCGGCGACACCGCCCCGTCGGCGTACACCGGCATCGGTGACCTGCTCGGCTTCTCGTACGCCTACGGCCTGAAGACGCAGTTCGCCAACGGCACGCTGAACAACCTGTCCGGCATCCCGTCGTGGAACCTGGACGCGTCCAGCGACCTGACCGCGGCCATGGTCACCAACCACGACCTGGAGCGCAACGGCAGCACCCTTCGCTACCAGGACGGCTCGACGTACACGCTGGCGAACTACTTCCTGCTCGCCTACCCGTACGGCCAGCCGTTCCTGTACGACGGCTTCAGCTTCTCCACCTCGGCGACCGGCGCCAGCCCGCCGGCCGACGCGAATGGTTACGTCACCAACACCAGCTGCACCAACGGCGCCTGGCAGTGCCTCACCCAGAGCACCGGGATCAAGGGCATGGTCGCCTGGCGCAACACCACCCAGTCCGCGACCACCGTGTCGAACTGGACCAACACCGCCAGCAACGTGATCGGTTTCAGCCGCGGCTCGCTCGGCTGGTTCGGCGTGAACCGGTCCGGCAGCGCGTCCACCGCGACGTACACCACCGGCCTGGCCAACGGCACGTACTGCGACCGGATCACCGGCGGGGCCAGCGCCAACGGCTGCGCGGGCACCGCGATCACCGTCTCCGGCGGCACCGCCTCGGTGACCATCCCGGCCAACGGCGCGGTCGCCATCGACGTGAACGCGAAGTCCGGCGCCGGCACCAGCCCGACCTCGTCGCCGTCGCCCAGCCCGTCGGCCACCAACAAGGTCTCGCAGGTGACCTTCAACGAGTACGCGACCACCACCTGGGGCACCAACGTCTTCGTGGTCGGCTCGATCGCCGCCCTGGGCACCTGGGACACCTCGAAGGCGATCGCCCTGAGCTCCAGCGGATACCCGACCTGGTCGGCGACGGTAGCCATCCCGACCAGCACCGCCTTCGAGTACAAGTACATCAAGAAGGACGCCGGCGGCAACGTGACCTGGGAGTCCGGCAGCAACCGCGCGTACACCACCGGCACCGGCTCCGCCTACACCCTCAACGACACCTGGAAGTAACCCGCACGAGCGTCCGCAAGCACGAAACGAGGGCCCGCAGCCATCTGCTGCGGGCCCTCCGGCATGAACGGAAACGGTCAGGGCACACTTGCGATCGTGACCTCCAGCGCCACCCCGCCGCGCCGCCGGGACGCGGCCCGCACCCGGCAACTGCTGCTCGACGCCGCCCGCCGCCGCTTCGCCACGGCCGGCTACGCGGAGACCACGGTCCGCCACATCGCCGACGACGCGGGCGTCAACGTCGCGCTGATCAGCCGCTACTTCGCCTCGAAGGAGGGCCTCTTCGAAGCGGCCCTGACCGCGAGCTTCACCGAGCTACGCGCCGCCGCCGGAGACGTGGACCCCGCAGCCATCCCGGAAACCATCGCCGAACAGATCATCGGCCAATCCGGCGACGCCGGCCCGAGCCACGCCCTGCTGCTGATCCTGCGCTCCTCCGGCGACGAGAAAGCCGACCAGATCCGCCTCCGCTTCCTCCAGATGTTCGCCGAGAAACTGGCCAAGGGCGCCCAACTCCAGGGCGGCTCCCCCGACATCCTGCGAGCCCAGATCGTCCTGGCCACCGCCATCGGCGTAACCCTGCTCCGCGCCACGCACCTGGAGCCCTTGGCCTCCACCTCCGCCGCCGACCTGACCGCCCCGTTGCGAGACGTCGTCACAGCCCTGACCCGGCACCCCACCCCCGGCACGCCCTGATCCCCCCGCATCCGGCAGCCACCGGCGGGCGTATCCGAGCTCGCGCTTCAACCTCCGGCACCAGCTGAACGTCGCCGCGAACGGCCTGTTCCTGCCGCTCGGTGTGGTGGCGACCTTGCTGTGGCGGCGGCCGATCGCGGTCGTCGCCGCGTCCTTCGCGGTGAGCTTCGGCGACGAGGCGTGGCAGGGTTTCATCGGCAGCGGCGGTGACCCGGTAGACGTCATCCACAACACGGCCGGCGCGCTACTCGGAGCCGCGCTCGGATGGTCCCTCACCATTCGCCGGAGCGCCGCCCGCAGCCAGCACGATGCCGAACGAAAGCCGTGACGAGAGCCCGTGAGCGCGCCTTATCTGCGGCAAATGAGTAAATCCGCGATACGAGGCCTGGCTTGACGACGATGGTCAACCAGTCCTGACCGAGTCCTGCATTGCTTGATATTTATTGCGCTCGGGGCCTGCCGGGAGCGGGTATTCCGGCAGACCCCGCAGCGGGGTTGAAACCAGTTCCGGTGCTGGACGCAAACCTCAGAGACCGACCTTCTTTACGCCGTACCTGGCCTGCGCCGGGGTGAACCCCTCGAATTCCAACTGTTCGATGAGGCCCTGGCGCGAGAACGGCATAGTCTTGAGGTAGGACGCCGCCATCCTGGCGGCCTGGGTGTTCCAGTTCGCATGCTGCTTGTCGACACCATAGGTCGCGATCTTGGTGCTAAAACCCTCGTACACCAGCTGGTGAATAAGGCCTTTGCGCGAGAACGGCATAGTCTTGAGGTAGGACGCCGCCATGCGCCGAGCGTTCTGCTGTACGACTGACTCACTGGCCGCAGAATACGAAACAGGAGCGACCACGGATTTTGAGACTGTGGTGACAGCGCTGGTAACGACCGCATGAGCGGCGATGGGCTGGGCCTGCGCCGGCGCCGCGGCGCCGATGAGCCCCACTGCAAGAAATGCTGTCGACACGGAGACAAAAACCTTCTTCAAAACCAGCTCCTAAAATGACTTGGTGTGGTGTGCGCTGCTCCGCCTTAATCGGAGGCCCTTGGACTGAGTTGAGGTTCGCTGCAGGGATGTCACGGGAATAGGCGACGATCGCATCTACGAGGGTGCGGCCGGAGGTGCGGAACACCGATGCTTCTGGCAGGAGTGTGCCCGGAAGAAGGCCGATGGCGGCGCGAACTCACTCATCGGCACCTGCTGGGCGGAGACTGACTTGGCGCCGCTTGGCTACAACGTAACGGTAGCGGCGGCGTCAGCTCGCCAGCCCTACCGCGGAAACGAGCACACTGCGGCGGCGAGAACACCTGGCGGCCGCAGGCGCGGACTGGCGGGTCTGTGGTGGCGGCCTCGAAGCCGAAGTCGTTCATCTGGAGTCCTAAAGAGGGCCGGCATGGGCCCGATGGCGAGAGCATCGACTCGACAACCGGGAGGTCCGTTATGAGCAACATCTCGCCGTGGGATGTGGATGCCCAACGACCTACGGGCGGTGCTGCTGTAGTGACTGCGCAGGCTGCTGAAGAGACTGCGCCGGCCGGTTGGTACGCCGATCCAAGTGGGGTTTTCGCGCAGCGGTGGTGGGATGGACAACAGTGGACCGAATCCGTTTGGCCTGTGCCGGAAACGGTAGGAGTACATCCCCACCAATCGGCGGCGACCAGCCCTGTAGGGCAAAATTTCCAACAGGTACCCGTTGAACCCGCACTACAGCTGGCAGGCCCATCACAATATGTGCGGTCCTTTGAGCGGCAGGAGGAACCGAGCCCACCATTGGCTCTCAGCGGGACGATGGCGGGCGTATCACACGAGCGCATTGATGTTGCAGGCTTAACGCTGCCGGAAGTTTCGCGCAAGCGCCGGGGTAGGGCCATGGCGATTGCCGGTGCCGTCGTGGCGGTGCTCGTCGGCGGCCCAGGTTCCTACATCACCTACAACTACACGGGCCTTGAAGATAGCTGCCAGGACGCCATCAGGATCTACGCAAACAATCAAACGATCAGGATGACCAAGATGTCGGCCGAGGCTGCCGCCGATGGCATCGCGCTTTCGATGGTTCTCAAGGAAATTCAGTTTTTGCCAGCTCAGAAAGACCGACTGACTGAGGCATCGATGCGGGCGTCCTTGATTTTTTCGTCGACCGTAGGCAACGGCGCCGTTTCGTTCGGTCAGGATGGTGCGATGCAGGTGGTCTGCAACGCCACCTTTGGATATCGCTGGAACGCCACGGCCAAAGGCATCGACATCGACGACCTCTGACGCTTTCCGGCGGCCACGTCGATCTAACGACGTATCACGCACTCAATTCGGCACGACAGGATGTCCGGACCACTATCGGGTCGCCCTGGTGCCGATCCCTGAGTGATTCGCACCTTGCTCACGTCAAGCCGTAAATCCGGTTGAGGTCCAAGAGCTGATGGCCGACAACCGAGCGACCAGGCACATCGAGCACCAGGACCAGGTAGACGTGTTGGCCTGCGTCACATTGTGTGACGGTTTCCGTCGGCCTCTGACACGCCCGGCGGCGTGAGTGGATGCTGCGATCGTTGCTGGATGTCGAAGACGTCGTGCTCGCTCCGTCTCCCGGATGTCAGCGTCGCCCTGCTCGGCATGGGGCCACGCGTTACCGATGGGAGATGCAGGATGCGGAAGTTGATCGCGGACGAGTGGATGACGCTGGACGGGGTGGTGCAAGCGCCGAGCTATCCGGGCGAGGACACCAGCGGCACGTTCCGGCACGGCGGCTGGCATGCCCGCTACTTGGACGAGCTGTCCATGAGCTGGGTGGTCGACAACGTGCGCGGCGCGGGCGGGTTCGTACTGGGCCGGGGTACATACGAGATCTTCGCGTCGCACTGGCCGACCGCACCGCAGGAGCAATCGGCCCTGGCCGAGCCCCTGAACAATCTGCCCAAGTACGTCGCTTCGACGACGTTGCACGAGCCGCTCGGCTGGTCGAACTCGGTCCTGCTGCCCGGGGACCTCGGTCCTGCTGTGCGCACGTTGAAGGCGCAAGCCGGTGCAGACCTGCACGTCATCGGTAGCCCCGGCCTGGTCCGGAGCCTGCTGAGCCTCGATTTGCTCGACGAACTGCGGATCATGCTCGATCCGCTGGTGCTCGGCGGCGGCAAACGCCTGTTCCCGCACGACGCTGCGCATCGTGCGCTGCAGCTGCTGCACAGCGACGTCACCAGCACCGGCGCGATCATCTTGACGTACGCCGTCGGCAAACCGGTGACCGACGCCGGCTGATATCGGTCGACGTACAGCCGCCGCCGTCGCGCTGGTCGCATGGCAGGCATACCGCTCGCTTCGACCGGCCGGGGCCGGCCCTGACAGTTCAGAGCCGCCCGCGATGGCCGCCGCCTACCCCGTTCAGGTGCCGGGAAGCGGGGTTAAAGGCCTGCTGTGAGCGACGATGATGCCCGTGGCTGGACACTCGCTATCCGTGCCGGCTTACGACGCGTCGGTTGGGGTCGTGGCTGCCGCCGAGGCGGCACCGTCAGCGTGGAAGTGGTGAACGGTTCGGTGGAAATCTTCGGAGATCCTGCTGGGCTTCGCGATCTCGCCCGGATGTGCCTCGCGCTCTCGGACGCCCAGGCCTCGGAAGGGGCGCACATTCACCTCGACGCAGGTATCAACCCGCTGGACTCTGGATCCGCTTCGCTGATGCTCGCGCGTGATCCGCGCCGCCCCGCCTGACAGGCGCGATCAGCGGCACAAAAGAGAATTTATGATGAGTCACTTGCAGTTCTACGGATTTCCACCCTCCTGGCTTTTCGGGAATGTGGCCGGCTTCCACGCCAAGGTGCACATGAACTAATTATTCGGTCATCCATATCTAAAAGACTCTCCGACACTGATCTAGATTGTCGTGTCGACGCCGCCTCGCCTGCAGCGCAAGCGCTGCAGCGATCGTGAACAGCCGCTCGGTGAGAAGATCGCAGGGACAGCCCATCCTCGATTAAAGATAAGTTTGATCTAGACCGGAGGAAGGTGGTGACGCCGAGCGGCGTGAAGGTCCGATTTCACGCACCGCGCAAATGGCATCTCATGCACGTTCATCGATCTTGTCGGGCAGGTAGCGTGCGGTCCTGCGGCTGCGCCTCGGAAAGTTCTTCTCAGGTTTGCGTCGAACGGGGAAATGATGAGGATAATCCGCCAGGCTGCTGGCCTTATCGTTTTGCTGCGGCCTCGCTGGGCGTTGGGACCGACAACGCGGGAAAAGTGATCCCGAATCACACGGCAATCCGTGTCACGCTCGGCGTCGTTGCGACGCCGGCCCTGACCGTGCTTGCGACGGTCGCGGCCGCGGCGTTGCCCGAGTCCGCGGTCACGCCGCCCCGGGCAGGGGCCAAACAACCTTCGTGCCACTAATCAGACAGAGATTTCACCATCCCGGCGTGTGACCACGGGGACAAATTTCCGTCGGTCCGCCAGGGTGCTGCGCCGCCCCGGCGCCTATCCAGACGTCCAGTTCTTGTCCACGGACGGAGACGCGAGCGGTACTGCTTCATAGGTGCCAGCGAAGCGTTGCCAGATCGAAACGAATGGAAAGGTATAGAGATGAGTCAGCGCATAAAGGTCATGGTCGCCGGAGCCGCGATCGCTACTCTGGGAACGACGTTTCTCACGGTGAGTCCCGCGTACGCCGTCAGCTGCCCGTCGGGGCAGTACTGCATCTACCCGCAGCTGAACTTCGGCGGAACGCCGGTGCACTACACCGCAAGCACAAGCCAGTTGCCTGAGCCCTGGAACGACGACACGTTCTCTGCTATCAACAACACGTCGCGCGGCCTGCGGATCTATCGCGGCAGTAACTACGGAGGTTCCCATACCTGCATTCAGCCGCACGAGTCGATCGCAGACCTGACTTTCTTCTCCGTCGGTCGCTGGGGGTCCTCCGCAAAGCTCGGCAGCTCCTGCGGCTGAATACTGCAACGGCACTCGTCAGGCGATACATAACCACGGCGGCGGGCCCGGCAGTATCTGTCCGGGCCGGTCGCCGGCCTCGATCCCAAGATTGGCCGGTTCGAGTTCCCGGCACGACACACGCACGTGATGACGGCCGGGATGACTGAGGGCGAATCCACTGCAGAGACCTGTAGGCACCGTTGGCGTTGCTGGTCAGGTCAGCCCTGTTGCGGCGTGTCAGCTTTCTGCGCACGCAGGTAAGCCGTTGCCATGGTGCGACGGGAGCGGGCCTCGGTGGTCGTCAGGTACGACTCCAGGCGCTCGCGCTCGTCTCGGGTCAGGGCGGCCGCGATCGCCTCGCCGTAGGTAGGAGCCAGCGGGTTCGGGGCCGTCCGCTTCACTGCTTGCCAGTCGGCGAACGGCTCGGCCGGAACGTCCAGTTGCGCGCGGTAGTCGAGTTCGACCGCCTCGAAGCCGGCGTCGACGGCCCAGGACAGCAGGTCGCGCTCGTCGAAGTCGACCAGCGTTGCCTCGTCGCCGACCTGACGGGCCACCTTCGCCAACAGGTCGTCGACCGGTGTGCGGCCCAGGCCGAACAGGTCGCCGGGGCGGTGCAGCATAGGGAACCGATTGATCGGCTCGAAGATCGACAAGCGTCCGCCGGGGCGCAACACCCGATGGAACTCGGCGAACGCGGCCTGTTTCCGGGCGCAGTAGATGAGGACCGACCGGGTCGTGACCACGTCGACCGAAGCGTCCGGGATGATGGCCAGGTCGCTGGCCGCCGCCTGCACGAAACTGCATCGCCGGTCGTGAGCGGCAGTCCGCCGGCACTGGTCAAGCAGGTCCGCCGAGATGTCGCTGAAGATGACGCGGCCGTCCGGGCCGAGGCGATCCAGCGCGCCGAAGCCGATGAGGCCGGTGCCGCAACCGACGTCGAGGAGTACATCGTCTGCCCGGAGATCGGCGCGATCCAGGACTCCGTCCCGGAAGGCATCCAGGCTCGAGGCGTGCCGGGCACGGATGGTCGCGCTGTCGCCGTCTCGCCGAGTCAGCAACCACTTTGCCCACACGTCGCCCATCCGACCACCGTATCCGCCGCGTCGGTGCGCTGGATCACGCGCGCACTGCTCTCGGCAGAACGGCAGTTTCGCCGCCATCGTCGCGGGTGTGGCCGGCATGGTCGCGGGCCCACGCCGGCGTGCCCTCGGCTACCTGATCAACCTCGCCAAGACAGTGGTGGGAAAGCGGTCAGGAAACCTTGACCGGCACCACCTCCGGAGCGCCGAGCCGCGCAGCGTCGGCAGTCTCGTCGTCCTGCTGCTCCTGGGAGGCCCGCTCCGCCTCGACCCGGAGGCGATAATTTTCCACCTCGCGGTCGCGCTGTTCCTTGGTCCAGCCCAGAACGCGGCCCATCAGTTCGGCCGCCTCCGAGGCTGACGCCGTGCCCCGGTCGAACGTCTCGATCGAGATCCGGGTGCGGCGGGTCAGCACGTCGACCAGGTGCCGGGCGCCCTCGGCCGCAGCGGCATAGACCACCTCGGCCCGCAGGTAGTCGTCGGCCCCCTCCAGCGGGCGGCCCAGGGACGGATCCTCCTCGATCATCTGCAGCAGGTCCTTGATCAGTGATCCGTATCGGCCCAGCAGGTGCTCGACCCGGGCCACGTGCAGACCCGACTCGCCGGCGATCAGGCCACGCCTGTTCCAGAGTGCCGGGAAGCCCTCCGCGCCGACCAGCGGGATCCTGTCGGTGCAGCACTTGGCGATCGGCCGGTTCAGGTTGAAGGCGCAGGCGTCGACCGCGTCCTTGGCCATCACCCGGTAGGTGGTGTACTTGCCGCCGGCCACCACCACCAAGCCTGGCACCGGACTGCCCACCATGTGCTCGCGGGACAGTTTCGAGGTGGACTCCGACTCGCCGGAGAGCAGCGGCCGCAGGCCGGCATAGACGCCCTGCACGTCGGAGCGCTCCAGCGGCGTGGACAACACCTTGTTGACCTCGGTTAGCAGGTAGTCGATGTCCTTGGCGGAGGCCGCCGGGTGTGCCTTGTCCAGGTTCCAATCGGTGTCGGTGGTGCCGACGATCCAGTGCCGGCCCCACGGGATCACGAACAGCACGCTGCTCGCGGTCCGCAGGATCAGCCCGGTGGTCGACTGGATCCGGTCGCGCGGGACGACCAGGTGGATGCCTTTGGAGGCGCGGACGTGGAACTGGCCGCGCTCGCCCGCGAGGGACTGGGTCTCGTCGGTCCACACCCCGGTCGCGTTGATCACCTGCTGGGCGCGGATCTCGAAGGTCCGGTCGTACTCCAGGTCGCGGGCGGTGACGCCGGTGACCCGCTCGCCCTCCCGGAGGAAGCCGGTGACCTCGACCCGGTTGGCCACGTGCGCGCCGTAGGCGGCCGCGGTCCGGGCCAGGAACATGGTGTGCCGGGCGTCGTCGACCTGCGCGTCGTAATAGGTCAGCGCGCCTTTCAGCGCGTCCTTGCGCAGCGCCGGGCAGGCCCGCAGCGCGCCGCGCCGGGTCAGATGCCGATGGTTCGGCAGCGAACTGGACCAGGCCATCGTGTCGTAGAGGGTGACGCCCGCCCCGGCGTACGCCCGCTCCCACACGTGGTGTTTGAGCGGGTAGAGGAAACGCACCGGGCGGGCCAGGTGCGGGGCCAGGCGGGAGAGGATCAGGCCCCGCTCCCGCAGCGCCTCCCGGACCAGCCCGAAGTCGAGCATCTCCAGGTAGCGCAGGCCGCCGTGGATCAGCTTGCTGGACCGGCTGGAGGTGCCGGAGGCGAAGTCACGCGCCTCGAGCAGCCCCACGGAGAGACCCCGCGTGACCGCGTCGAGCGCGCAACCCGCCCCCACCACTCCCCCACCGATGACCAGCACGTCCACCTCGGCCACCTCGAGGGCGGCCAGCGCGGCGTCCCGTGTCTCAGGTGAGAGTTTCGACATCAGTCCACATCCACCCAGTCGAGGGTCCGCTGCACCGCCTTCTTCCAGCGGCCGTACCCCTGTTCCCGCTGGTCGGACGACCAGCTGGGCTGCCAGCGCTGCGACTCGTTCCAGTTGTCCCGGAGCTCGTCGGTGGACTTCCAGAAACCGACCGCGAGCCCGGCCGCGTACGCCGCGCCGAGTGCCGTGGTCTCGGCGACCACCGGCCGGCTGACCGGCACGCCGAGCACGTCGGCCTGGATCTGCATGCACAGGTTGTTGCCGGTGATCCCGCCGTCCACCTTGAGCACGTCCAGGTGCACGCCGGAGTCCTGCGCCATCGCGTCGACCACGTCCCGGGTCTGGTAGCAGATCGCCTCGAGGGTGGCCCGGGCGATGTGCGCGTCGGTGTTGAACCGGGACAGCCCGACGATCGCGCCGCGCGCGTCGGACCGCCAGTAGGGCGCGAAGAGCCCGGAGAACGCGGGCACGAAGTAGACCCCGCCGCTGTCCTGCACCTGCGCGGCCAGCGACTCGCTCTGGTCGGCCGACCTGATGATTTTCAGCTGGTCGCGCAGCCACTGCACGGCGGAGCCGGTGACCGCGATCGAGCCCTCCAGGGCATAGACCGGGGCGGCGTCGCCGAGCTTGTAGCAGACCGTGGTGAGCAGACCGTTCTCCGAGCGGACCAGGTTGGTCCCGGTGTTGAGCAGCATGAAGTTGCCGGTGCCGTACGTGTTCTTGGCCTCGCCGGGCGCGAAGCAGACCTGCCCGACCGTGGCGGCCTGCTGGTCACCGAGGTCGCCGGTGAGCGGCACCACGCCGCCGAGCGGGCCCTCGACCCGCGCCTCGCCGTAACCGGTCGGATCCGACGAGGGCCGGATCTGCGGCAGCATCTGACGCGGGATGTTGAAGAACGACAGCAGCTCGTCGTCCCAGTCGAGGGTCTCCAGATTCATCAGCATGGTCCGGCTGGCGTTGGTCACGTCGGTCACGTGGTTACCGCCGTTGGCGCCACCGGTGATGTTCCACAACAGCCAGCTGTCCGTGTTGCCGAAGATGGCGTCGCCGCGCTCGGCCGCCTCCCGGACGCCGTCGACATTCTCCAGAATCCACTGGATCTTGCCGGCGGAGAAGTAGGTGGCCGGCGGCAAGCCGGCCTTGCGCCGGATCACGTCGCCCCGCCCGTCGCGGTCGAGCGCCGCGGCGATCCGGTCGGTGCGGGTGTCCTGCCAGACGATCGCGTTGTAATAGGGCCGGCCGGTGCGCCGGTCCCAGACCACCGAGGTCTCCCGCTGGTTGGTGATGCCGACCGCGGCCAGGTCGGCGGCGGTCAGATTCGCCCTCTGCAGCGCGGTGCGCACCACCGCCACGGTGCGCTCCCAGATCTCGATCGGGTTGTGCTCGACCCAGCCGGCCTGCGGCAGGATCTGCTCGTGCTCGAGCTGGTGCCGGGCCACCTCGTTGCCGCCATGGTCGAAGATCATGAAACGGGTGCTGGTCGTGCCCTGGTCAACGGCACCGACGAAGTCAGCCACGGTTCGCCTCCACGCTCTCGTCCTCGGACGGGATCCTGCCGACCTCCTGCGGACCCGCCGCGGAAATGAATATTCCGACCAGATACTTGTACAGGCCGGCCCCGACAATTCCACCGATGATCGGCCCCACGATCGGGATCCAGAAGTAGAGATAGCCGGTTTGATCTCGGAACGCGGTCTCGTACCCGGTCAGGAAACTGGCCAGGCGCGGACCGAAGTCACGGGCCGGGTTGATCGCGTATCCGGCGTTGGTGCCCCAGGCCATGCCGATCGCGACCACGAGCAGGCCGATGACGAACGGGGCCATGTTGGCCTGCGGCGGGGTGCTGGCCAGGTCAGTCAGCGCCATGATCACGAAGAGCAGGATCGCCGTACCGATGATCTGGTCGCGGAACGCGCCCCACTCACCGACCGGCAGGCTGCCGTTGCCCGGCAGCGTGGAGAAGACGCCCTGGGTCTTGATGGTGAGCCCGGGGTCCTTGGCGTTGAGGACCTCGGTGTAGTTCCACCGCACCAGCAGCGCGGCGACGAACGCTCCGAGGAACTGCGCGCCGATGAACGGCAGCACCTTCCGCCACTCGAAGCCCTTCCAGACGGCGAGCGCGAGGGTCACCGCCGGGTTGAGGTGGGCGCCGCTGAGTCGCGCCGCCACGTATACGCCGAGGGTGACGCCCAGGCCCCAGGCCCAGGAGATGCTGTCGTGGTCGCCGATGCCTCCGGCCACGACCTGCGCCACCACCCCGCATCCGAAC
Above is a genomic segment from Actinoplanes ianthinogenes containing:
- a CDS encoding CDP-alcohol phosphatidyltransferase family protein encodes the protein MAQRPTLAEIRERTYKARDAWWTVWLVDPLASRLVWVVAPWRWVTPNRLTAAAFVVGLGSAAAFWHQGYPWVLLGALLFHLSFVLDCMDGKIARLNGTGSLFGTWLDYVFDRLRVLACAIGLFGGEFHRTQDLAYLWLGLLVIFLDMFRYLNNLQMARVKGEMRRRLSAAIGTVPAASADDDGDDLQDDFRQQFGRFAAIRRFLVENRIRVHLFSGIEFMMFVFIIGPVSDQLALVTIGSALLLLAFELLLIYKLWANTKSFSRRLAKLEAVAA
- a CDS encoding carbohydrate-binding module family 20 domain-containing protein → MRKRTRNLVLGSATSVALAAASLVGVTLATTASAAVTLNNSDVTANLWEWNFNSVAAACTNQLGPAGYGAVQVAPPQESVTLASSGSGAHPWWEVYQPVSYNISGRLGSQAQFTSMVTACHNAGVRVYVDAVINHMAGKNNTVTSGYGGSTFSPSGYSYPAVPYAYSDFHHANDGYCNDDDGVIDDYGNSSEVQNCELDSLSDLKTQDSSVRAKIAGYLNKLVDWGVDGFRVDAAKHMNAGDLSQIKALLRNTTEGKAPYFAQEVIPGGSGDTAPSAYTGIGDLLGFSYAYGLKTQFANGTLNNLSGIPSWNLDASSDLTAAMVTNHDLERNGSTLRYQDGSTYTLANYFLLAYPYGQPFLYDGFSFSTSATGASPPADANGYVTNTSCTNGAWQCLTQSTGIKGMVAWRNTTQSATTVSNWTNTASNVIGFSRGSLGWFGVNRSGSASTATYTTGLANGTYCDRITGGASANGCAGTAITVSGGTASVTIPANGAVAIDVNAKSGAGTSPTSSPSPSPSATNKVSQVTFNEYATTTWGTNVFVVGSIAALGTWDTSKAIALSSSGYPTWSATVAIPTSTAFEYKYIKKDAGGNVTWESGSNRAYTTGTGSAYTLNDTWK
- a CDS encoding TetR/AcrR family transcriptional regulator, with product MTSSATPPRRRDAARTRQLLLDAARRRFATAGYAETTVRHIADDAGVNVALISRYFASKEGLFEAALTASFTELRAAAGDVDPAAIPETIAEQIIGQSGDAGPSHALLLILRSSGDEKADQIRLRFLQMFAEKLAKGAQLQGGSPDILRAQIVLATAIGVTLLRATHLEPLASTSAADLTAPLRDVVTALTRHPTPGTP
- a CDS encoding VanZ family protein, yielding MATLLWRRPIAVVAASFAVSFGDEAWQGFIGSGGDPVDVIHNTAGALLGAALGWSLTIRRSAARSQHDAERKP
- a CDS encoding Ltp family lipoprotein, with product MKKVFVSVSTAFLAVGLIGAAAPAQAQPIAAHAVVTSAVTTVSKSVVAPVSYSAASESVVQQNARRMAASYLKTMPFSRKGLIHQLVYEGFSTKIATYGVDKQHANWNTQAARMAASYLKTMPFSRQGLIEQLEFEGFTPAQARYGVKKVGL
- a CDS encoding DUF2510 domain-containing protein, coding for MSNISPWDVDAQRPTGGAAVVTAQAAEETAPAGWYADPSGVFAQRWWDGQQWTESVWPVPETVGVHPHQSAATSPVGQNFQQVPVEPALQLAGPSQYVRSFERQEEPSPPLALSGTMAGVSHERIDVAGLTLPEVSRKRRGRAMAIAGAVVAVLVGGPGSYITYNYTGLEDSCQDAIRIYANNQTIRMTKMSAEAAADGIALSMVLKEIQFLPAQKDRLTEASMRASLIFSSTVGNGAVSFGQDGAMQVVCNATFGYRWNATAKGIDIDDL
- a CDS encoding dihydrofolate reductase family protein; the encoded protein is MIADEWMTLDGVVQAPSYPGEDTSGTFRHGGWHARYLDELSMSWVVDNVRGAGGFVLGRGTYEIFASHWPTAPQEQSALAEPLNNLPKYVASTTLHEPLGWSNSVLLPGDLGPAVRTLKAQAGADLHVIGSPGLVRSLLSLDLLDELRIMLDPLVLGGGKRLFPHDAAHRALQLLHSDVTSTGAIILTYAVGKPVTDAG
- a CDS encoding Imm32 family immunity protein, yielding MSDDDARGWTLAIRAGLRRVGWGRGCRRGGTVSVEVVNGSVEIFGDPAGLRDLARMCLALSDAQASEGAHIHLDAGINPLDSGSASLMLARDPRRPA
- a CDS encoding peptidase inhibitor family I36 protein — protein: MSQRIKVMVAGAAIATLGTTFLTVSPAYAVSCPSGQYCIYPQLNFGGTPVHYTASTSQLPEPWNDDTFSAINNTSRGLRIYRGSNYGGSHTCIQPHESIADLTFFSVGRWGSSAKLGSSCG